AGTCTCCGCCGGGGCCCGGAAATCGCCCCTTTTTGCCCCGTTCCGCCCCGTTACAGGATCAAAAGCGCGCGGAAGTCGTTGACGTTGGTGTTCGTCGGCCCCGTCACGAACAGGTCGCCGATGGCGTCGAAATAGCCGTAGGCGTCGTTGCGGTCGAGATGGTCCGACAGCTTCTTGCTCGCAGCGGTTGCGCGCGCCAGCGTGTCGGGGGTGACAAAAGCGCCGGCGTTGTCTTCCACGCCGTCGATGCCGTCGGTGTCGGCCGCCAGCGCCCAGACCTGCGGCTGGCCCATGAGCGCACCGGCCAGGCCCATGCAGAACTCGCCGGCCCGCCCGCCGCGGCCCTTGGCCTGGCCCGGTTGGCGGGGGCGGATCGTGACCGTGGTCTCGCCGCCCGAAAGAATGACGCAGGGCCGCGCGAACGGCTGGCCGCGGTGCGCCACGGCGCGGGCCAGCGCGGCATGCACCTTGCCGACTTCGCGCGATTCGCCTTCGATCTCGTCGCTGAGGATGTGCGCCTCGATGCCGGCTTCGCGCGCCGCCTTGGCTGCCGCTTCGAGCGACTGCTGGGGCGTGGCGATCATGTGGGTCTCGTGGCCGGTGAAAGCCTTGTCGTCGGGCTTAGGCGTTTCGAGTTCGCCGCTTTGGAGCTGGGCACGCACAGGCGCGGGCACCTCGATGCCGTAGCGGTCGAGGATGGCGAGCGCATCGGCGCAGGTGGTCGCATCGGGCACGGTGGGGCCGCTCGCGATGACGGCGGCGTCGTCGCCCGGCACGTCGCTGATGGTGAGCGTCACCACGCGCGCCGGTGCGCAGGCCGCGGCCAGCCGGCCGCCCTTGATGCGCGAGAGGTGCTTGCGCACGCAGTTCATCTCGCCGATGCCGGCGCCGCTGTCGAGCAGTTGCTTGTTGATGCGCTGCTTGTCGGCCAGCGTGAGGCCTTCGGCCGGCAGCACCAGCAGCGAGGAGCCGCCGCCGGAGATCAGGCACAGCACGAGGTCGTCGGCCGTGAGCCCTTGCGTGAGCGCGAGGATGCGCTCGGCCGCCTGCTGCCCTGCCGCATCGGGCACCGGGTGCGCGGCCTCGACGATCTCGATGCGCTGCGGCACGCCTTCGGGACGCGGCGGGATGTGGTCGTAGCGGGTGACGACGAGGCCCGAGAGCGGCGCATCGGCCGGCCACAGCGCTTCGAGCGCCTGCACCATCGAGCCGCCCGCCTTGCCGGCGCCAAGCACCAACGTGCGGCCCTTGGGTGGCTTGGGCAGGTGAGCGCCCAGCGTGGACAGCGGCAGCGCGCGGTCCACCGCCACGCGGTACAGGTGTTCGAGGAAGGCGCGCGGGGCTTCGCGCGGATCGGGTGCGGGCCCGAAGGACGGGGTCGATGCGGTCATGGCTTGCTTTGTCTCCATCCGGCGATTGTGCGGGGAGCGGCCGCCCGCTCTCTTGACCGCGGTCTAGTTTGTCTTGGCTCCCGCCTGGAACCAGCGACTGATCAGCGCGCGCTCTTCGTCCGTGATGTTCGTGGCGTTGTTCATCGGCATGATCTTGGTCACGACGACCTGCTGGTAGATCGCCTGCGCATGCGCCGCGACCTGCTCGGGCGAATCGACGCGCACGTTCTTCATCTGCACGGCCGCGCCGTGGCACATGAAGCAGCGCTGCTCCAGCACCTTCTGCACGTCCGAGAACGCAACCGCGGGCGCGGCAGCGGCAGCCACGGGGGCGGCGGCCGGCTCGGGCTTCATCCACACGATCGTGAGGCCCAGCACCACGATGCCGACCAGTGCATACGGCAACGGGTTGCCCGCGTTGCCGAGCTTGAAGCGGTGGCGCACCACGAAGAACTGACGAATGGCCGCACCGCCGAGCATGATCAGAAGCAGCACCACCCAGTTGTACTTGTGCGTGTAGGTGAAGCTGTAGTGGTTGCTCAGCATCGCGAACAGCACCGGCAGCGTGAAGTAGGTGTTGTGCACGCTGCGCTGCTTGCCGCGCTGGCCGTGCACGGGGTCCACGGGCCTGCCTTCGCGCAGCGCCGCCACGTTCTTGCGCTGGCCGGGAATGATCCAGAAGAACACGTTGCCGCTCATCGTGGTGGCCATCATGGCGCCCACGAGCAGGAAGGCCGCGCGGCCCGCGAACCACTGGCAGGCCAGCCAGGTCGCGAAGACGATGA
This region of Variovorax sp. RKNM96 genomic DNA includes:
- a CDS encoding glycerate kinase, encoding MTASTPSFGPAPDPREAPRAFLEHLYRVAVDRALPLSTLGAHLPKPPKGRTLVLGAGKAGGSMVQALEALWPADAPLSGLVVTRYDHIPPRPEGVPQRIEIVEAAHPVPDAAGQQAAERILALTQGLTADDLVLCLISGGGSSLLVLPAEGLTLADKQRINKQLLDSGAGIGEMNCVRKHLSRIKGGRLAAACAPARVVTLTISDVPGDDAAVIASGPTVPDATTCADALAILDRYGIEVPAPVRAQLQSGELETPKPDDKAFTGHETHMIATPQQSLEAAAKAAREAGIEAHILSDEIEGESREVGKVHAALARAVAHRGQPFARPCVILSGGETTVTIRPRQPGQAKGRGGRAGEFCMGLAGALMGQPQVWALAADTDGIDGVEDNAGAFVTPDTLARATAASKKLSDHLDRNDAYGYFDAIGDLFVTGPTNTNVNDFRALLIL
- a CDS encoding urate hydroxylase PuuD, translated to MESYYLDWANLLLRWVHVITAIAWIGASFYFVMLDNSLEKPHDQESLDKGVGGEQWAVHGGGFYNMQKYTLAPKKLPDHLHWSYWESYSTWITGFTLFTMSYLWNASTYLIDKSKMDWQPGAAIAVALAFFVVFWMVYDGICQIFGRRKNGDTIVGVLIAIFIVFATWLACQWFAGRAAFLLVGAMMATTMSGNVFFWIIPGQRKNVAALREGRPVDPVHGQRGKQRSVHNTYFTLPVLFAMLSNHYSFTYTHKYNWVVLLLIMLGGAAIRQFFVVRHRFKLGNAGNPLPYALVGIVVLGLTIVWMKPEPAAAPVAAAAAPAVAFSDVQKVLEQRCFMCHGAAVQMKNVRVDSPEQVAAHAQAIYQQVVVTKIMPMNNATNITDEERALISRWFQAGAKTN